TTTTCCGCGATTTTCCCTGGATGTTGGGATTCACTCTAGCCCTGTTCATTCTCGGGCTAGGCAGAAGCAATCCTAGCAAAATCGGCCGCTTCGGCGGTTTTCTGTTATTGCTGGGATTCGCCGCCTACCAGTTCAACCTTTATTTGGATATCCATTCATGAGAGATATCGATACAGAAAAACTCCGGCAATTGGGCCTGGAAGTCATCCGCCTGGAAGCCAAGGCTGTCACCCGCCTGGCGGACCGTATAGATAGCAATTTCGTCCATGCCTGCCAATTGATGCTGGCTTGCAAGGGACGGGTGATAGTGACCGGCATGGGCAAATCCGGCCATATTGCCGGAAAAATCGCCGCCACCTTGGCCAGTACCGGCACGCCGGCATTTTATGTTCACCCAGGAGAAGCCAGCCACGGCGATTTGGGGATGATTACCCCCCAGGATGTGGTGCTGGCCCTTTCCAATTCCGGCCAAACACGGGAGCTGATCACCATTATTCCCCTTATCAAACGCCTGGGGGTGCCTCTGATTTCCATGACCGGACGCCCCAATTCCGTGCTGGCCCGGCAAGCCACGGTGCACATCGACGTCAGCGTCAAACAGGAAGCCTGTCCCTTGGGACTGGCGCCCACGGCCAGCACCACTGCCGCCCTGGCCATGGGCGATGCCTTGGCGGTAGCGCTATTGGAAGCGCGGGGATTTACCCGCGATGATTTTGCCCGCTCTCACCCGGCAGGCAGTCTTGGCCGCCGCTTGCTCCTGAAAATAGAGGATATCATGCATACCGGTGCGGATATTCCGGCGGTAAATGCTTCCGCCACCTTGAGCGAAGCGCTGCTGGAAATGACCAGTAAAAAACTGGGCATGACTGCGGTGGTGGACAACCAGAAAAGGGTGCTTGGAATTTTCACCGATGGTGACCTGAGGCGTTTGTTCGAACACGGCGATTACGATATTCACCAAACCCCTATTGGCGAGGTGATGACCCGGAGATGCGCGACTGCTTCTTCCGATCTTTTGGCCGCCGAAGCAGTGAAAATGATGGAAGAAAAGAAGATCAACGCCCTGTTAGTGGTGGATAATGACAATCTTCTGATCGGCGCTTTGAATATGCATGACCTGTTACGGGCGGGAGTATTTTAAGATGGCATCCGAAATGGAAAGGGTCCTAACCCGGGCCAGGCAAATTAAGCTGGTCATCTTTGACGTGGATGGCGTTCTCACCGACGGCCGCCTGTATTTCGACCCGCAGGGCCGCGAGTTCAAAGGCTTTCACGCCCGGGACGGTCACGGCCTGAAACTGTTGCAACGCACCGGAGTGGAAACCGCTGTTATTTCTGGCAGAAAATCCCCATCTGTGGCCCTGCGCATGGAGAGTTTGGGCATCCGCCATGTATATCAAGGCTATGAAAACAAGCTGGAAGCATTGAAAAAACTACAACAAGTCACAAATGTTCCACTGGATCATACCGCCTGCGTCGGCGATGATATTTTGGATCTACCCATTCTGTGCCGAGTTCATTTAGCCATTGCCGTCCAGGACGCTCATTTCGCCGTCAAAGAGCGGGTCCACTGGGTCACCCGCACCCCCGGCGGGTTTGGCGCCGCCCGGGAAGTATGCGATTTGATCATGCAGGCACAACAAACCTTCGACGTCTTATTAAAACAATATTTACCATGAATTTTTTTCGCCTGATTTTATTGTTATTTCTTTTTGCGAGCTCTCCCGCGAAAGCCCTGGAAAGCGACGCCGATCAGCCCATCTACATCGAATCCAACAGCGCTTTTTATGACGAAAAAACCGGCAAAAGCATCTATACCGGCGATGTCATCTTCAAACAGGGAACCTTGCATATCAAAGCGGATAAAATCGAAGCCTTCACCGTCAAGGGCGAGCTGGAAAAAGCCATCGCCTACGGCAATCCCGTCCAATTCCGGCAAATCCCCAAGCCTGGCAAGGAAGAAATCCGCGGCACTTCCAAGCGCGCCGAATATTACGTGGATCGCGATACCATCGTCTTGATCGGCGATGCCGTGGTCCATCAGGGGGATAATACCTACGCCAGTGACTGGATCGAATATGATCAAATCAAGGGTACTATCAAGGCAGGTGAGAAAACCTCCGACACCAAGCGGGTCAAAATTATTCTGCACCCCAAAAACGGCGATAAGAATGACAAATCCAAGCCCTGACAGCGCCCGGCTGGAAGCCAGAGGGCTAGTCAAGAAGTACCGCAAGCGAACTGTGGTCCAGGGCGTTAGTCTGTTTGTGAACAGCGGAGAAATTGTCGGGCTGCTGGGGCCAAACGGCGCCGGCAAGACCACCTGCTTTTATATGATTGTCGGTCTGATTCAGCCCGATGAGGGAGAAATTACCCTGGATGGCAACAATGTCACCTTCCTTCCCATCCACGCACGGGCACACCGGGGGTTGGGCTATTTACCTCAGGAAGCCTCCATCTTCCGCAAACTGACTGTGGTGGAGAATCTTCAAGCAGTGTTGGAATTGCGCCCGGAACTGACCGCGGGGCAACGGGAAATCATCGCCGCCGAGTTACTGCAGGAATTTGGCCTGACCTCCCTAAGCCAGCAACCCTCCGTCAGCCTGTCCGGCGGCGAACGCCGGCGATTGGAGATTGCCCGGGCCCTGGCGCTGGAACCCCGGTTTATTTTGCTGGACGAACCGTTTGCTGGGGTCGATCCCATCTCCATCATTGAAATCCAGAAGATTATTCATCATCTGAAGGACCGGGGCATTGGCGTTTTGATTACCGATCATAACGTCCGCGAAACCCTGGGAATTTGTCAGCGAGCCTGTATTATCAGCCAAGGCAAAATCATTGCCGAAGGGAGCCCCGAGGAAGTGCTGGATCATCCGGAAGTCCGGCAAGTTTATCTGGGCGAACACTTTTATTTATAGGACTTTGAGCATATTCCATAGATAATGGCAAGAAGGGAGCTGGACCGGCTTGTGGGAATGTTGGCGGCCTGGATGGCCGTCATCAAGCCCTCAGGGAGGAGTTTACGGCGTTTCCCAAAGCCGGTCCAGGTCCCTATTGAGATGGGCTCTTACCGATGGCAGGTGCGCCGAATCACAAAACTTACTAGAATATCCCTATCGTTACAACACATTCATCGCCGGCATCACCCTTGACTGACTTGATTATCTACGAATTCCCCCTGAACGAAAGAATCCGCACTTTCATTCGCCTGGAGCAATTATTCCTGCAAATTGAACACTTCCTCCAAGGGGATTCGATTTGGGAAAGCCGAGCGGCGGTGGAAAGCTTGCTGGATGTCATTACCATCTTTGGCCGCAATGACATCCGTTCGGAATTGCTCAAGGAACTGGAACGTCATCAAAAGGCCTTGACCCGTCTCGCCCGCAGCCAAGGTATCGACACCAATAAAGTCCACGGCATGATGGATGAAATTGAGAATCTTTCCCATCAACTCAGGGAAACCAATGGCAAATTCGCCAGTCATTTGGCGGGCCATGGCCTGTTCAAAAGTATCGCCCAGCGCAGCGCCATCCCCGGCGGGACTTGCAGCTTCGACTTGCCCGGCTATCATCACTGGCTGCAACAGCCGGAGCATCACCGTAAACAAGATTTCAAAATGTGGCTGGCGCCATTTTCCGTCATTCGCTCCACCATAGGCTTTGCTCTCAATACGCTTCGCCAAAGCGCCTTGCCCGTTGAAGAAATTGCCATGGCCGGTTTTTATCAACAAAATCTAGATCAATCCTTGCCTTTCCAGCTGATTCGTGTAGGTCTGGACCGGCATTCTCCTTTTTATGCGGAAATCAGCGGCGGTAAACATCGTTTTACTATCCGTTTCATGGAACCCAGCATGATCGACAAGGCCCAACAAACCTCTGAAGACATACCTTTTCAACTGACCCGCTGTATATTCTGATGAAAAAGCAAGTAAAATGCCCCCAATGCGGCAAGCCCGTCATTTGGAGTCCAGATAACCCCTTCCGCCCCTTTTGCAGCGAGCGGTGCAAAATGTTGGACCTAGGTGCCTGGGCGATGGAAAAACGTTATAT
This sequence is a window from Methylothermaceae bacteria B42. Protein-coding genes within it:
- a CDS encoding LPS export ABC transporter ATP-binding protein, with amino-acid sequence MTNPSPDSARLEARGLVKKYRKRTVVQGVSLFVNSGEIVGLLGPNGAGKTTCFYMIVGLIQPDEGEITLDGNNVTFLPIHARAHRGLGYLPQEASIFRKLTVVENLQAVLELRPELTAGQREIIAAELLQEFGLTSLSQQPSVSLSGGERRRLEIARALALEPRFILLDEPFAGVDPISIIEIQKIIHHLKDRGIGVLITDHNVRETLGICQRACIISQGKIIAEGSPEEVLDHPEVRQVYLGEHFYL
- a CDS encoding D-arabinose 5-phosphate isomerase → MRDIDTEKLRQLGLEVIRLEAKAVTRLADRIDSNFVHACQLMLACKGRVIVTGMGKSGHIAGKIAATLASTGTPAFYVHPGEASHGDLGMITPQDVVLALSNSGQTRELITIIPLIKRLGVPLISMTGRPNSVLARQATVHIDVSVKQEACPLGLAPTASTTAALAMGDALAVALLEARGFTRDDFARSHPAGSLGRRLLLKIEDIMHTGADIPAVNASATLSEALLEMTSKKLGMTAVVDNQKRVLGIFTDGDLRRLFEHGDYDIHQTPIGEVMTRRCATASSDLLAAEAVKMMEEKKINALLVVDNDNLLIGALNMHDLLRAGVF
- a CDS encoding cell division protein ZapD; the protein is MTDLIIYEFPLNERIRTFIRLEQLFLQIEHFLQGDSIWESRAAVESLLDVITIFGRNDIRSELLKELERHQKALTRLARSQGIDTNKVHGMMDEIENLSHQLRETNGKFASHLAGHGLFKSIAQRSAIPGGTCSFDLPGYHHWLQQPEHHRKQDFKMWLAPFSVIRSTIGFALNTLRQSALPVEEIAMAGFYQQNLDQSLPFQLIRVGLDRHSPFYAEISGGKHRFTIRFMEPSMIDKAQQTSEDIPFQLTRCIF
- a CDS encoding 3-deoxy-D-manno-octulosonate 8-phosphate phosphatase (forms homotetramers; catalyzes hydrolysis of KDO 8-P to KDO and inorganic phosphate; functions in lipopolysaccharide biosynthesis); its protein translation is MERVLTRARQIKLVIFDVDGVLTDGRLYFDPQGREFKGFHARDGHGLKLLQRTGVETAVISGRKSPSVALRMESLGIRHVYQGYENKLEALKKLQQVTNVPLDHTACVGDDILDLPILCRVHLAIAVQDAHFAVKERVHWVTRTPGGFGAAREVCDLIMQAQQTFDVLLKQYLP